CATGGGAATAATTCgcaacaaaaacaaatttttaacGGTGGAAAATCGCAGAAGCAGAATGGAAGAATCCATGATGTCGACGCCGGCCATATTGGTCGGTCGCAGTCTAAAACATCAGAAGCCGCTGTTCAAACAAGTGCTTTAAATGGAAATACAGACGAAGGACTACCTGAAAATGTGAAATATACTGCCAGGGAGTTGGCAAAAGACGTTGTACATCATGTGGCACGCACGAGAAATTGTAAACCGTGTAACAAATATGCTAAAACAATGCGGCGCACAGTCGCAGAAATTTCAGAAAGACACAACATTCTCTTTGGTAGTATGGTGAATAAATTACAAATAACAGAAGCTAATGCCCAGATGACTTTTACCAGtgtttttgaagaaatatttatTGATGAACAAGTAAACTGGGGACGTGTCGTAGCTGTATATGCTTTTGGATCGCGATTAGGGGATTATAGTGTGAAAAATGGAATGTCTCCAGAATTTGTGGACAAGATAGCATGTTTCGTTGGGGATTATGTTGCATCCAAACTTGGGCATTGGATAAATGAACATGGGGGTTGGGTAAGTGTCCTTGGTTGATCAGTCCTCTTTCCCGATTTAAAATCATCTTTTGATTTCATACCACTCATTCTCTGTACATTCTTCTTCAGGGTTGTCTTTTCTCGTGATGAAGTTCTCCTAAATTGTCCCCCTAAATTGTTGTTTGATTCAAAATTCAATCGTTCTCATTTCTGCACTTTTTGCTAGGTGGTCATAATTGGCTGATAttcttaatcatgttaatataAATAATCTAGCCCACATTGTCCGAACAGTTTGAATTATTGGGCATAGTTGGATATTGATGGTCACACTTTAATAGTTTGGTTCTGTGGGAAAGGTCCTTGCTATGGCTTGCATTGTGGGAACGGCATTGTTAGAAATAAATCAAATTCCTGGCACAATAGCCTTACTGACCTACTGTCCCCTGACCTTTCATGCAATAGCTTTTGACAATCGGCTGACTCAAATATTCTAAGAAAATGGCCctgtgacagtgacagtgataaGTTCATAGGATGGGCAAAATTAATTCAGTCCATAATCCTTATGAATAGTGTTGAGAAATAATCATAAACTGTCTCAAATTTTAGATTAACCTGCCCCTTAATATTGACACTGCTAACACAATACAAATTTttagaacatacatgtatgatatgctGCTCGTATCGGCATAATAATGACTTTTAAAAGTTTATGTATTCGTTCGAATTCATGTGTATAAAGGTGCAACAAATTTCACAATGTACATATGTATGAAACGTTAGTActaatattttaaaatattatGTACATTTATCCAGgaacttcatacatgtacaataagtcAGTTTTTCATTTGTGATACATTCAGATCAAATACAATTAATTAACTGAAACTTTTGACAGTACATTCATATTTTTCCAAACTTTGTTTCTTTCCAGGATGCATTTTGTGATTACTTCCCCGAGTCAAAGGACTCTCTAGAGGATAAGATGTGGCGAGGCCTTGTGTTCACGGCGATGGGACTAGGTGCTGGTGCTCTGGCAACTTTCATGGTGGGAAAGTCATAGTGATTGTTGGTGCTTATGACTTTTGAGTTTTGGAGGAGAGGTCAACTTACTTTTGCATTTGAAACTGGAGTGTCTACCAAGATTTTGGTtgatgaatgaaaagaaatatggcAGCGATTCATTTTCAGGATACAGAATATGATGTGATATGAACAAGCAGATCTGATTTCCTTGTCTTTTGAAGATTATACTTCTGCATAGAAAGTAAATGTTAAATTGATATTCTACATTATTTCAGTTTTAATCTGTACTACAATGAACTTTGAGTTTCAACTGTAACCTATTATTGCCCTCCTTGAATTTGGACTTTGAACTTTATATaagaatgtgcatttattaGTTAAATTAGTGTCATGTATACATTATTGTATTCAGGCCGCTTTCATtcttttgaaagaaattcaAAGTGGGTGAGAACTTGTATTCATATTGAAGTAAGGTGCTATAGTTGACCTCTGCTCATGAACTTGAGGCCTTCATCGAATGAGATGATGCGGTACAAACCTCTGTGCATAATGACAGGAACGTTTTGTCAGTCACTCCAAAGAAATTAAAAGTACATACTGTCTGCGAACCTGAAAATGTCTGTGTCATCTCCTTCACTGGGGCAACAAGAATGAAAGCTGTTGTAACTTTCAGAAATCTAATTCTTAATGGAAAATTTCACCTGTAGTCAAGACTACAATGACTTCAGGTAAACTTTCGGCtctaaaatgaatgaaaatgaagagGAGAACGGTTAGGGATCTCATGCAGATGGCAAGAAATATTTattaaaatatcaaaagtaTGTGCAGCTTTTGcaattttaaatggaaaattcAGTTCTGGTAGTACCTAAGTTGATACATTGAAATGCAGTTCACATCGGTGGAAGTGAAAGTAAAAACGATATTTTTTTGGTGTTACTGTTAGTTCGTTGTGAAAACTCATTTTCAAGAATATTTGGTGTAAACTATGTCACCTCAACCATTCTGTAGTTTTGGTCCTTTTTTCAATTAAATAAGTCTTGCGTTTGCTGATCCTTAAGTGTGCTTTTGTGAATTCATGGTGTTTAATTTAAAACTTTCAGTGATATTTCTCGATGTAGGCAGCATatgagttttttttgttttagaggATTTCTGAACAAGTCTAGCCTTGAAATCTAATTCATGAGAGATATGTCCATTCAAACCAAAAACGACTGGGGACTTAGCAGTGTTGggtatttcaaaatatatttgcatttctttaaaaaacatgGCATGATCTAACTAAAAATCTAAATTTGGACATATTCTCACTTTCCTGTTCTATAAATCCCGGGATCTGGGTCATGCATCTTCCTGGATCAACCAGGCCATCTCTTTTGTTAGAACAGgaagttttgataaaaatatattcaaACAAGGCCATGCAGTGAATAATCTACCCGATTTCATCAGTCTTCATTGAAAAAGGATTGGAAATGCAATGAagttttttgtgtgtttttggaGATAACAATTTTTAAATACCTTCTTCAGCTAGatctaaagtacatgtaacattGCTCTACACCCTATCTATCTGCATGCACTGTAAGTAAGTGTAAGGCGTGCATGTACAA
This is a stretch of genomic DNA from Lineus longissimus chromosome 2, tnLinLong1.2, whole genome shotgun sequence. It encodes these proteins:
- the LOC135482440 gene encoding anti-apoptotic protein NR13-like — encoded protein: MTNMPWLAGMATQGGYHGNNSQQKQIFNGGKSQKQNGRIHDVDAGHIGRSQSKTSEAAVQTSALNGNTDEGLPENVKYTARELAKDVVHHVARTRNCKPCNKYAKTMRRTVAEISERHNILFGSMVNKLQITEANAQMTFTSVFEEIFIDEQVNWGRVVAVYAFGSRLGDYSVKNGMSPEFVDKIACFVGDYVASKLGHWINEHGGWDAFCDYFPESKDSLEDKMWRGLVFTAMGLGAGALATFMVGKS